From the genome of Candidatus Competibacteraceae bacterium:
TCGCTGACGAAGTCGTTGCGCTGTTTGGCGGTGACGCTTAGCCGTTCGAGGTTATCGAAGTGACGGAGCAGGATGCGGCTGGCACTCAAGGCGGCGCGCTTGGCGATGGTCAGAACTGGATGCATGGCGGTTCAAATGGCGTGAAGAACAAAGGCCGGGGTATCCGGCGCGCCATGATAGCAGAATAGAGCCTTGGCCCGCGCCGATCAGGCGTTCGGAAGTTCCACCTTGTCGTAGATCTCCACCAGCGCCAGAGTGCAATCGATGGGCGGTAGCCGCAGCGCGCCGTCAAGCTCGCTGCATTCCGTCAATAACCATTGCTGGTCGGCTTGTCGCCGATACGATTCGATGTGTGGGCGGTTTTGGGCGATCAGCACGTATTCGGCCAGCGAATCCAGCTTGCGGTAATGCTCGAACTTGCGCCCCCGGTCGTAAGCCTCGGTGGAGTCCGACAGCACTTCGAGGATCACGGTGGGATTGAGCAGGGTGTCGAGATGTGTATCCTCAAATTGCTCCTTACCGCAAACCACTACGACATCGGGATAGGTGTACAGACCGTTTGGGTCAACCTTGACGCGCATGTCATTGACGTAATACCGTTTCTGAATAGAATTGAGCTGTTAGCCCAGCATCCAGGCTCATTGTTGGGCAACGCTGCGCTTTTGCCCAACCTACGACCTACAGGCAATAGCGTAAAATCTATGCAGAATTGGTATAAGCCTTGCGGGAGCGCTTTTTTAGTTGTTGCCGAATTTCGGAGCCGATGTTCAGAACGATGGTGTTATGGGATCTGCTCGCGCCGGTCATGGCGAAAATTTCGCCGTTGAAATATTCACTCTTGAAATCGGCGCTGCGTTCGAGGGCCAGATAGTCTTCGGGGGTCAGGCGGGGTTTGGGTTGCAGGGACATAGGGGCCTCGGCAGTTTCGATTGCACGAAGTTCTTGTGCCATAACCTATTGACGACGTTCATTCCAGCGGAGGAAAACGAAGTGACTGAAACCGTGGGTTTTATCGGTCTGGGTAGCATGGGCTTGCCCATGGCGCGCCAGTTGCTCGACGCGGGCTATCGACTACGGGTGTACAACCGTACTTCCGGCAAGGCGGCGGAATTGCTGGATCGGGGCGCTCGGGAGGTGAAAACCCCCGCCGAAACGGTGGAGCCGGGCGGGATCGTGGTCACCATGCTGGCCAACGACACGGCGCTGGAAACGGTGACGCTGGGCGAACACGGCATGGCGGCGACGCTGGGTGCGGGCGGCATCCATCTTTCCATGAGTACGGTGTCGCCAGCGCTGGCGCGCCGATTGGCGGAGGCGCATCAGACCCACGGCTCGCACTACCTCGCCGCGCCGGTGCTGGGGCGGCCGGCGGCGGCGGCGGCCGGCAAGCTGTTCATCCTGCTGTCCGGGGTAGCGGGAGCCAAACATCGGGTATCGCCGCTGTTGGAGGCGATGGGGCAGGGCACACACGATCTGGGCGAGGACCCTGCTCAGGCTCATGTCGCCAAGCTGGCGGCCAACTTCATGATCCTGGCGTCGATCGAGACCTACGCCGAAGCGTTGACCTTTGCCGAGAAGAACGGCATCGGCCGCATGGAGATGATGAAGTTGTTGACCGGAACCATTTTGAACGCGCCGCTGTTCCATCTCTACGGTGAACTATTGGCCAAGGAGGAGTACACCACCCCAGGTTTCAAGCTGGCGTTGGGCCTGAAGGATATCGAGCTGATTCTGAAGACTGGGGTCGATTCCCGCACGCCGCTGCCCGCCGCCGATCTGGTGCATAACCGCTTGCTGGCGGCCATGGCAAAGGGGCGCGGCGAACTGGATATGACTGCTCTGGCGCTGGGCGTGTCGGAAGACGCCGGATTGCGGCGGGAGTGAGGGGCAGTGATAGAGCGCTCCTAACCTGAGTGGTGGAATCGCCGTTTCGAATATCGTTTCCCGATAGGTTTTGTTCTTTTCTGAGGCCAAGAACCACCCTGTTCGTCATACCCGCGAAAGCGGGTATCCCGTTTTTCAGCGGCGGCCTGGATTCCCGCATTCGCGGGAATGACGAAAACCTATTCAGAATGGGTATAACCACCCCGGCGCTACGCGCCACCCCTCCTTGGCCAAGGAGCAACTGTGTTGAAACCTCAGGACCTGCACTCTGCCAGGGGTTGCCATGAGGTCTTGGCCTTGAGCATCGCGTTCAAGATCGTCAACAACTTGCGCATACAGGCGGTCAGGGCGACCTTGGCGGGTTTGCCCGCCGCCCGCAGGCGTTGGTAGAACACTTTGATCACCGGATTACACCGGCTCGCAGAGACCGTAGCCATGTACAGCACCGTGCGAACCGCAGCCCGCCCACCGAAGATCATCCGCCGGCCCCGGCTTTGGCCAGAATCGCGGTTGAACGGACAGACCCCGACCAAGGCGCTGATCTGTCGCCGGTCCAGGGTGCCCAGTTCCGGCAAGGCCGCCAACAACGTGACCGAGGTGACCGGACCAACGCCGGGGACGCTTTGCGGCAGGTTGTCCTGCTCGCGCCAGACCGGGCTGACCCGCAGTCGGCGCTGGAGGTCGTCATCAAGATCTTTCAGGCGGGATTCGAGCCAATCGAGGGTGGTCTGGATGTCGGGCCGGACGTGGCGATGCGCAATGGCCAGGCGGTTCTTTTCCGCCGTCAGCATGCCCACCACCTGCCGCCGACGTTGGATCAAGGCGGTCAGTGCCTGGGCTTCCTCGTCTTTCCACGGCCGGGGGTCTGGGCGGATCGCTTGGCCGAAGCGCGCCAGGACCTCGGCATCCAAGACATCGGTCTTGGCCAGATAGCCAAGGGCCCTGGCAAAATCCCGGGCTTGGCGAGGATTGATGACGGCGGTGGGGAGCTGGGCGTCGATCAGCGTCCCGGCCACCAGGGTTTCCAACCCGCCAGTGGCTTCCAGGACCAGCAACGCGGGCGCTCGCGGGCGCAGCCAGGCGATCAACGCCACCAAACCCGCCTCATCGCGGGTGACCCGCAGACGCTCCCGAGTCGGCCAGATCGCCACATCCAGATGGGTCTTGGCGACATCGATCCCCACCCAGCACTCCACGGGCGTCGGCGCGCCGGACGGCACCGCGTCGGGGACCGTCATCGCGGGGGACTCCACAACGGCGGGCATCGGGTCTGATCGACCGGCGATGGGGCGTTCGGGGTAAAGTGCCGTCTGGACAGCGACAGCGCACTGATTCTTCAGCATGATGTGTTCCTCATCCCAACCTTGCACGATACGGGTTCAATCCCCATCAACTGTTCGGGCTTGTGGTTCACAGAAACCAGAACGTGGCGTTTCAAGCTCCTTGACAGGATCGTGAGTCCCAGAGGGGAAACGCACTACCACGTTCTGGAAAACTCTACCCCACTTCAAACATACAAGGGGAATTTCAGAACCGATAGGGGAACGCTATGGTGAAAAGACGCCCCTCTCCCTTTGAGGGAGAGGGGTTGGGGTGAGGGGATTTAACTCGCTAGAAGCGGTACGAAAAGGCCTCTTTTACAGCCCCGGCCCGTTCCAATCGCCCGCCAGCGGGGTCCAGCCGACGTTAGCCGGGCCGTAGCGGAAGCTGACGTCGGCCGCGCCGCCCCGGTGCAGGTTGCGCAGGTAGAAGGTGCTGGTGGCGGGGTTGAACAGGCCGACAGTGGCGGTGTCGTTGCCGTCCCAGTCGCCGACTAGCGGGGTCCAGCCGACGTTAGCCGGGCCGTAGCGGAAGCTGACGTCGGCCGCGCCGCCCCGGTGCAGGTTGCGCAGGTAGAAGGCGCTGGTGGCGGGATCGAACAGCCCCACCGTATCGGTGCCGTTGCCGTCCCAGTCGCCGACCAGCGGAATCCAGCCAGCGTTGGCTGGGCCATAGCGGAAGGCGATGTTCGCCACCCCACCGTTGTTGCTGTTGCGCAGGTAGAAAGTCCCGGTGGCGGGGTTGAACAGGCCGACGGTGGTGTCGCCGTCGCCGTCCCAGTCGCCGACCAGCGGAATCCAGCCGACGTTGGCCGGGCCGTAGCGGAAGGCGATGTTCGCCACCCCACCGTTGTTGCTGTTGCGCAGGTAGAAGGTGCTGGTGGCGGGGTTGTAGAGACCGGCGGTCGCGGTGCCGTTGTCGTCCCAGTCGCCCGCGAGGGGAATCCAACCGACGTTGGCCGGGCCGTAGCGGAAGGCGATGTTCGCCACCCCGGCCGTATTGCTATTGCGCAGGTAGAAGGTGCCGGTCGCAGGGTTGTAGAGGCCGACCGTATGCTGCGCCGAGGTTTGACTGGTTATATTGAAGCTCGCGTTCACGCTCTTGGCCGCGTTCATGATCACGACGCAACTGCCCGTGCCCGAACAGATCCCGCTCCAGCCAGCGAAGGTCGAGCCGCTGGCCGGGCTGGCGGTCAGGGTGACGGTGGTTCCGGCGTTATAACTCTCGCTGCAATCGGCGCCGCAGTTGATCCCACTTGGATTACTGGTGACTGTGCCGCTACCGGTGCCGGATTTGTTCACGGTGAGGAGGTAGGTATTGGGCGCGGTGGTGTTAAAGCTCGCGTTCACGCTCTTGGCCGCGTTCATGGTCACGACGCAACTGCCCGTGCCCGAACAGATCCCGCTCCAGCCAGCGAAGGTGGAGCCACTGGCGGGACCGGCGGTCAGAGTGACGGTGGTGCCGCTGCTATAGCTCTCGCTGCAATCGCTGCCGCAGTTGATGCCGGCCGGATTGCTGGTCACCGTGCCGGAGCCGGTGCCGGCCTTGGTTACCGTCAGGATGTAGCTCGATGCTGAACACGGGGTGGCCTGGTAAGCCAGGGTGTAGCTTGAGATCGTTGCGCTGTTGCTGTACTCGGCCACCTTGACGTAGTAAGCACCGGCGGGGAGGGGCGTGGCGGCACAGGTGCGTTCGATGCGGGAGAAAAGGTTGATTCCACCGTCATCGTCGTAGTCTTGTTGGACCAGGCTGCTGTTGTACAACCACAATTCGGTGTCGCCGGCGGTTCCGGCCGTCTCGAGCACCACGCCCGAGGCTTGGGCCAAGGTGAAGGTCACCCAGTCTTGGTCACCCACGGGGTCGATACTGTGAGTTTGCGTCGCGCCGGCCCCGATGAGTTTGGCTTGACCGCTGCTGTTGTCCGGCTCGTAGGCGTCACCGCCACCACCCGTGTTAAAGGTGGCGGTCACGCTCTGGGCCGCGTTCAGGGTCACGGTGCATGCCCCGGTGCCGGAACAGGCCCCGCTCCAGCCGGCGAAGATGGAGCCACTGACGGGACTGGCGGTCAGGGTAACGGCGGTGCCCGCCGTGTAGCTCTCGCTGCAATCGGCCCCGCAGTTGATGCCGGCGGGATTGCTGGTCACCGTGCCGCTGCCCGTGCCGGTTTTGGTTACGCTTAAAAGGTATGTTGTCCCGCTAGTCCCGACCGTGATGCAAGAGGGATTGGCTGTGGCCACCTCGGCCACATAACTGGCTATTCTGCTGCTGACTCTATGAGGCGCAATACCGTAGGAATGGCTTTGTCCAAAAGTCAAGGCGATATTACTGAGGCCTCCAGAGATTTGATGGCAGTAGCTCATGATTGTGCCGTTACCTCCGCTAGTTGTTCCACCAGTCAGAGAGTTAATACCCGGTAGGGAGGTCGTTCCACTCCAGCAGCCAGAACCTTGTTCGTTGTTGTAGCAGGCATCCACCGGATTGCTGTTGCCATCAATCCCGCTATAACAATGAGTATGCGGCGAGTTGAAATTATGACCGATTTCATGCGTCACAACTATAATGTCCCATACGGGCTGCGGATTGCCGATCTGGAATCCTCCAGTAATATTTGCGCTGTACCCATAACCATAGGTGTTGTTACATAGAACACCGAGGTAGGCAATACCACCACCTAAGCTGCGCCCACTGAGGAAATGAGCGGTGGCGCGGCTGACGCCTGTCCGGTTGGCATTCCAGTAATCCCGAAAATTATATAAACCTTCTTGGGTACTAGTATGGTTCCAAGGATCGGATGTTGGACCACCAGACCAAAGGCTGACAGATCCGATGATCAATTTTGTACTCGCCTCCCGGTTATAGACCGTGGAAGCATAAGCGAAAAGATCACCAATATAGCTGGTTGCGGAACTGCTATTACCGAACAGATCATAAAATTCACCGTCGGTTTCTATGGCTATTGGAACTTGGTAGAACTGCCCAGCGGGTAGTGGCTCCACTGGCAGATTGCCGAGATTCTGTAGCGATGGAGGCGTTAGCTCCTGCATTCGTCCCTCGACTCCGCATTTGAAAGAAGGCAACCCCGCAAGCCTACCACTTTGACTCAGTTCTTGGCTGGTTAGACCCAACGGAGGACCACCTACAGCCACGCCACCGGCTAGAATCCAGAACTTGCCATCTTGTTGTGCAATGCCACGTATCGTGCCATCAGGATCGGCTGACAATACCACCAAAGAATGAGGATCACCGGCTATCTGACCTTGAAAGTAGGCGGTTGACGGACGAGGATGAATCTGCTCGTGATCTTGGCTGTCTCGGACCACAATCTGGGCATCAGGCGCGAAAACTTCGAAGCGCTCCAGTTGGAAATTAACCAACGTACTCTCACCATCCAACTGCATATTTTCCAGATGGATGGATTGATTGATTGCGGTTTGCAGAAGATTGATGGCTTGAATCTGGTTTATATCTATTGATGCTTTAATTGGCGAAATAAAAGAAAAAAATAACATACTAAATAGAAAAATTGGATAAAAGCATCTCGGTGCCCATGGGACTGACTGGTAAGATATTCTTGATTTCATTTTCATAAATTACCTCGTTTTAGATAATGCTATTTAAGTCAAAATTTACTTTGTAGTTGCTTTTAGAACTTACGCATTGACAGGAGGTTGAAATTGTGGGTTCAGGTGCTCCAAGTTAGGGGTGAATGTTTGGATGAATGCGGCAACGATCTCATTAAACAACTCACGCTTTAAGCGATAGCAATTACGAATCACATCGTTGGCGCGCAATCGCTGCAATTGCACATAGCCACAGATCGCTGCAAAAACATGATTGCGAATCGTGGTGGGTTGGCGGACCTGACAATGCTCGATGTGGCACACTTGTTTGAGCGTGCGATGATATTGCTCGATTTGCCAGTGCTGGTCATGGAGTTTGAGAAAAGCGGGACGGGCAAAGGCAGCCCAATCCTCGTCATTCAGCTGATACAAGGCATCATGGCGTGGCTGGTTTTTCAACCACGTCCGAAACACTTTGACCGGGCCGAATCCTCGTAAATAGACGAGGAAACCGTCCGCGGGGATCGTGAGCTGCTGAACCTGTGACCATTGCCCTTTTTCAATGGAAACCAAACGGTTACTTTCTAGCGCAAAGAGAAATCCCTGATGATGGTTTTTAATCATCTTGAGATTTTCCAAGCGACTGTACCAACTGTCTCCCGTCACAAACGCCGGTTCCAGACCCCACGCCAACACGTCAGCCAGCATCTCTTGAAAATAATCGTTTTTCGTCTTGTGTTCCGTTTTGTCGTAAATTCGGTAGTTGATCGGTTGATGGTGGCCTTGTGGGTCGGTGTAATACAACGTAATCAGGTTAATCCCCTTGACCACCCCATGATGTTTCCCCGACCAAAAATGACCCACGAAGGCGATCAGATGGCTATACGGTTTGTCGAGTACGCTGTCATCGACACTGACGGTACCCCCCGTCAAATTCAGTTCGGCTCGGACTTCATTGAATAAATCGCGGGGCGTATAGTCTTCACGGAGTAAGAACCGATTGACACTGTCGTGGCTGATCTTCATCACTTCCCCTAACCGACAACAGGTCGGTGAGTGCGGTGTGCTCAATATAAAAGATACATACATCGCTAAAGTGCAACGGGCCGTGGGTGGGCGACTGATGGCTCTCATCAACGAAAACATTCATGATCAAGATTTGATTTGCCACTCATATTATACGATGTTTGTCAATGCGTAAGTTCTAGCTTTGTTTTATGGTTTTTTGAGGGTTGATTGAAAGGCGTTAAAGATCTGGAGCGCGTACCTATGATCCGGCTGGTTTTTTCTAATGAGACGAAGGAACGCCTGCGTCACGAACGGATTCATCATCCACATCCTCGGGCGCGGCAACGGTTGGAAGCGCACTATCTGAAGAGTGCGGGTTGGTTGCATCAAGCGACTTGCACGAGTCTGGGGATCACCAAGCCGACCCTGATTGGCTACCTGCGGTTGTATCAGACGGGGGCGAGAGGCTATGCCTCTGTCACCTCGCCCGTTTCACATGGCCCTCATAATGGGTCTCTATCGGTAGCCCGGTTGCTTATGTTCGAAATAAGCGACTTTCCGTTTCTACTCTGCGGCAACCTTAGCTTTTTCATAACAAGAATCACTATTCTGTGTTTAGCGGAAAAAATGCCGCATTGCAACCAAGCAAATGAGTCGGAAATCGCGCTTCGATAGTCCGGTAGACTGATCGCCAACGGTGCCTGCTCTAACCGGATGGTCGGACTGGTAGGTTGAGCTACTGCAAAAGTAATAAGCGCTCCGGCCGGGGCGGAACCGCGCAAACCCGCCGTCCGGCGAATTTGTTTTTGGATCTTAATTGAACACTGTTCAACTAAAATCGTCCTGACTATACTCAAGTCGTTTCTATCCCTGTCGCTCAGTAAGGAGGTGTTCCATGGCCAATCTGTTCAAGCGTATCAGCGACGTCATCGCCGCCAATCTCAACGATCTGGTGGATCGAGTCGAAGACCCGGAGCGGATGATCAAGCAGCTCATCCGCGAAATGGAGGAAAACATCGGCAGCGCTCGGGAAGGGGTGGTCGATGCCCTGGCCAGCGAGAAGCAACTGGCCAAGGAACTGGACAGCCAGCGCCGGCAGGCCGAGGAATGGCACAGCCGCGCCCGCCGGGCGCTGGAAGCCGGCAACGAAACGCTGGCACGGGAGGCGCTGCTGCGCAAGAAGGAACACGACGGCATCGTCGCCAATCTGGAAGCCTCGTGGGAGTCGGCCCGCCGTACCGGCGAACGGCTCAAAGCCCAGTTGCGGGCGCTGGAAGCAAAACTGGAAGAGGCGCGCTTGAAGAAAGGCAGCCTGGTGGCGCGGCAGCGGGCCGCCCAGGCGCGCGAGCGGATGGATGAGGTCAGCGACCGGTTTCAGACCGGCCTCGATCTCAACAATTCTTTCGGCCGCATGACGGATAAAGTGAGCGAAATGGAAGCGCGAATGGAAGCGCGGGCCGAACTGTACGGTGAATACAGCGAAATCGAACGGGAATTCCTGAAAATGGAAGCCAACAGCGAGGTCGAGGCGGAACTGGCGGCGCTGCGGAAAGAGGTGAAAGGTTAAACATCTTTCTCTTGTCGTTTGAGGTGAGGGTGGATCATGGACTGGATGTTCTTAATCACGTTAGCGGTGCTGTGGCTGGTTTCGCCGATCATTCTGCTGATCGCCCTCGTCGTTACCCGCCATCGACTTAAGGAAGCGCGCCAGCGGCTGGCGGGCCGGGCGCCGGGCGAACCCGCCGCGTCAGTGTCGGCCGGCCGGTCTGGTGTCCCGCCGCCCATGGTCGGCGGTGGCCGACACATCGCACCGGCCGATCTGGAAAATCTGTTGCTGTTACGCTTGGAGCTGCAACGATTGCCTGAAGCCGGCACGCTGACGGAAGAGCGGCGCGAGCAACTGACCGATGCCTTGGATGGCGTGTGGGCGCGGCATCTGCGCGAGGGCGGGGTGCAAGCGGATGGCCCCGTCTGGCGAGGTCGGCGCGCCGAGGCCTGGAGCCTGCTGGCGCAAGCACTGGATACACCCCTGGGACCACCGCCCTGGCAGCCGGCCATTTCGGAACCGGTGCCTGTTGTCCCCGAACCGGAACCCGTGGTGCTGGAGCCCGCCCCGTCCGCCGAAGCGATGGAAGCTTCCAAAGGATCGCCGCGGGCGGTGTCCGAACCGGTATCGATACCCTCGTTCCAACCGCCGGCGTCGGCGCGACCGTTGCCGTCTACGCCACCAATTCCAGATATTCCGCGAAAAGCGGGCAAATCGGCCGCGCCGAGCCGGTGGCCGGCGGCGGTTCCCACCGACGACTGGCGACCGGCCGTACCCAGTCCGCTGGAAAAGATGCTGCACGTTCTGTCCGGCTGGCCGAAATTGATCGCGCCGTTCCTGGCGCAAAACATCGGCTGGTTCGTCGGCGGATTCTGTTTCGTGGCCGGTGCGCTGTTCCTGATTGCCAATACCAGTGGTTTTGTCAACGCCCTGGTGGTGTTCGCCAGCCTGTTTAGTACCACCGCTTTCCTGCTGTGGGCGGGCTATCAGTTCCGCCGTAAGGGCAGCGATCTGATCGTCGCCAGCAGCGTGTTGCTGACGCTGGCCATGCTGTTGGCACCGCTGGATCTGGCGGTCGCGGTCCGGCTGGCGAGCGCCAGCGGCGGCGATGGCGTGCTGCTGGCGGTCAGCCTGACGATTGCGGCGGTCACGCTCGCGGCCTACGTCTGGGCCGCCACCTTGGCCAGCGCGTTGGTGGACCGGGCGTTGCCGGGGCGCTACGCGCATCTGCTGGCGGCGCTGGCGGCGGTGCAACTGGCCGCGCCGCTGGCGGCGGTTGCGCCGGACTGGTGGGGGCTGGCGGCGCTGCATGTCGTCCTGCTGGTGCTGCTCGGTTACGGTCTGTGGACTTTCACTCATACCTGGCTGCGGCGGCTGTTCGTGGACCAGAAGCGGACGGCGTATTACGCGGCGGGCGTGCTGGTCTACACGGCGGCGGTATCGTTCGTTCATCTGAGCTGGATCTGGCCCGAAT
Proteins encoded in this window:
- a CDS encoding Uma2 family endonuclease gives rise to the protein MRVKVDPNGLYTYPDVVVVCGKEQFEDTHLDTLLNPTVILEVLSDSTEAYDRGRKFEHYRKLDSLAEYVLIAQNRPHIESYRRQADQQWLLTECSELDGALRLPPIDCTLALVEIYDKVELPNA
- a CDS encoding Uma2 family endonuclease, translated to MSLQPKPRLTPEDYLALERSADFKSEYFNGEIFAMTGASRSHNTIVLNIGSEIRQQLKKRSRKAYTNSA
- a CDS encoding NAD(P)-dependent oxidoreductase — protein: MTETVGFIGLGSMGLPMARQLLDAGYRLRVYNRTSGKAAELLDRGAREVKTPAETVEPGGIVVTMLANDTALETVTLGEHGMAATLGAGGIHLSMSTVSPALARRLAEAHQTHGSHYLAAPVLGRPAAAAAGKLFILLSGVAGAKHRVSPLLEAMGQGTHDLGEDPAQAHVAKLAANFMILASIETYAEALTFAEKNGIGRMEMMKLLTGTILNAPLFHLYGELLAKEEYTTPGFKLALGLKDIELILKTGVDSRTPLPAADLVHNRLLAAMAKGRGELDMTALALGVSEDAGLRRE
- a CDS encoding IS110 family transposase, whose product is MTVPDAVPSGAPTPVECWVGIDVAKTHLDVAIWPTRERLRVTRDEAGLVALIAWLRPRAPALLVLEATGGLETLVAGTLIDAQLPTAVINPRQARDFARALGYLAKTDVLDAEVLARFGQAIRPDPRPWKDEEAQALTALIQRRRQVVGMLTAEKNRLAIAHRHVRPDIQTTLDWLESRLKDLDDDLQRRLRVSPVWREQDNLPQSVPGVGPVTSVTLLAALPELGTLDRRQISALVGVCPFNRDSGQSRGRRMIFGGRAAVRTVLYMATVSASRCNPVIKVFYQRLRAAGKPAKVALTACMRKLLTILNAMLKAKTSWQPLAECRS
- a CDS encoding transposase; translated protein: MRAISRPPTARCTLAMYVSFILSTPHSPTCCRLGEVMKISHDSVNRFLLREDYTPRDLFNEVRAELNLTGGTVSVDDSVLDKPYSHLIAFVGHFWSGKHHGVVKGINLITLYYTDPQGHHQPINYRIYDKTEHKTKNDYFQEMLADVLAWGLEPAFVTGDSWYSRLENLKMIKNHHQGFLFALESNRLVSIEKGQWSQVQQLTIPADGFLVYLRGFGPVKVFRTWLKNQPRHDALYQLNDEDWAAFARPAFLKLHDQHWQIEQYHRTLKQVCHIEHCQVRQPTTIRNHVFAAICGYVQLQRLRANDVIRNCYRLKRELFNEIVAAFIQTFTPNLEHLNPQFQPPVNA
- a CDS encoding PspA/IM30 family protein — its product is MANLFKRISDVIAANLNDLVDRVEDPERMIKQLIREMEENIGSAREGVVDALASEKQLAKELDSQRRQAEEWHSRARRALEAGNETLAREALLRKKEHDGIVANLEASWESARRTGERLKAQLRALEAKLEEARLKKGSLVARQRAAQARERMDEVSDRFQTGLDLNNSFGRMTDKVSEMEARMEARAELYGEYSEIEREFLKMEANSEVEAELAALRKEVKG